Proteins encoded by one window of Enterococcus saccharolyticus subsp. saccharolyticus:
- a CDS encoding type I restriction-modification system subunit M: MTENTGNIGFEETLWKAADKLRGSMDASEYKHVVLGLIFLKYISDKFETKFDALIEEGAGFEEDRDEYEAENIFWVPKEARWSFIKDNAKDPKIGQFIDDAMILIEKENTSLKGVLDKRYARPEIDKRRLGELIDLISTIKLHQNGEKDLLGRVYEYFLGQFASVEGKGGGEFYTPTSVVKTLVDMIEPYQGRVYDPCCGSGGMFVQSEKFVEDHQGRVENLSIYGQEMNSTTWKLCKMNLAIRGLDANLGPHHDDTFHHDLHKTLKADFILANPPFNISDWGGNQLTDDVRWKFGIPPAGNANYAWLQHMVYHLAPNGSAGIVLANGSLSTNTSNEGEIRKNLLEGDMVDAIVALPDKLFYSTGIPVSLWILNRNKKDNPKYRSREHEVLFIDARQLGEMIDRRHRELTEEDISKISETYHEWRNIDGEYEDIKGFCKSASIEDIREHEYVLTPGRYVGIEDVEDDGIPFDEKMENMTAELAELFAKSRKLEDEIRKNLGGIGYEF; this comes from the coding sequence ATGACTGAGAACACAGGAAACATTGGATTTGAAGAAACGCTTTGGAAAGCGGCTGATAAATTAAGAGGCAGTATGGATGCCAGTGAATATAAACACGTGGTACTGGGGCTTATCTTCTTGAAGTACATATCCGATAAATTCGAAACAAAATTTGACGCACTTATTGAAGAAGGTGCAGGCTTTGAAGAAGACCGAGATGAATACGAAGCAGAGAACATCTTCTGGGTTCCTAAAGAAGCGAGATGGTCTTTTATCAAGGATAATGCAAAAGATCCCAAAATCGGTCAGTTTATTGATGATGCCATGATTCTTATTGAAAAAGAGAATACATCCCTAAAGGGTGTACTGGATAAGCGTTATGCAAGACCCGAAATTGATAAGAGAAGACTGGGAGAACTGATTGACTTAATTTCAACGATAAAGCTTCATCAAAATGGAGAAAAGGACTTACTGGGTAGAGTGTATGAGTACTTCCTTGGACAGTTTGCCAGTGTTGAAGGAAAAGGCGGTGGAGAATTCTACACCCCTACTAGCGTTGTTAAGACCTTGGTTGACATGATTGAGCCATACCAAGGCAGAGTTTATGACCCTTGCTGTGGTTCGGGTGGTATGTTTGTGCAAAGTGAAAAGTTTGTGGAAGATCATCAAGGGAGGGTTGAAAACCTATCCATCTATGGTCAGGAAATGAATTCAACCACATGGAAGCTTTGCAAGATGAACCTAGCTATCAGAGGACTTGATGCAAATCTAGGACCACACCATGATGATACTTTCCATCACGATCTCCATAAAACATTAAAAGCAGACTTCATCCTTGCTAATCCGCCATTTAATATTAGTGATTGGGGTGGCAATCAACTTACAGATGATGTGAGATGGAAATTTGGTATTCCACCTGCAGGAAATGCCAACTATGCATGGCTTCAGCATATGGTTTATCATCTTGCACCTAATGGTAGCGCAGGAATTGTTCTTGCTAATGGATCACTAAGCACGAACACTTCAAACGAAGGTGAAATTCGGAAGAATTTATTGGAAGGGGATATGGTCGATGCTATAGTAGCTCTTCCCGATAAACTGTTCTATTCTACAGGTATTCCCGTATCGCTATGGATACTTAACAGAAACAAGAAGGATAATCCGAAGTACAGATCAAGAGAACACGAAGTCCTCTTTATTGATGCACGACAATTGGGAGAAATGATAGATAGAAGACACAGAGAGCTAACAGAGGAAGATATTAGTAAGATTTCTGAAACCTATCATGAATGGCGAAATATCGATGGGGAGTATGAAGATATCAAGGGTTTCTGTAAGTCCGCTAGTATCGAAGACATCAGAGAGCATGAATATGTGTTAACCCCAGGAAGATATGTTGGAATTGAAGATGTGGAAGATGACGGCATCCCATTTGATGAAAAAATGGAAAATATGACAGCTGAGTTGGCAGAACTCTTTGCTAAATCCCGAAAGTTAGAAGATGAGATCAGAAAGAATCTTGGAGGTATTGGCTATGAGTTTTAG
- a CDS encoding helix-turn-helix domain-containing protein, whose amino-acid sequence MIGLEYILNLFNLQHIELAEKLGIKKQNINMWVKGRQNIPKKYLPILEELFGIDQSYFGRELTEIDQLEIQKEKLKRELKPVIKRQEQQFSLGEMNDLVEVPIYDKEEMNAIERDIEKAKLVSRFKAAMDIVDNNPYLETYKLIVELLEKVQHESVLHKTIEALAHYYEVLPDWVSSEPEQEGFEGEIFEVFDDHNY is encoded by the coding sequence TTGATTGGATTAGAGTACATTTTAAACCTCTTTAATCTTCAGCATATAGAACTTGCAGAAAAACTTGGTATTAAAAAACAAAATATAAACATGTGGGTGAAAGGGCGACAGAACATTCCAAAAAAATATCTACCGATTTTAGAAGAACTTTTTGGAATTGATCAGTCCTATTTTGGACGTGAGCTTACAGAAATTGATCAGTTGGAGATTCAGAAGGAAAAGCTGAAAAGAGAGCTTAAGCCTGTAATCAAAAGGCAAGAGCAGCAGTTTTCTTTGGGTGAGATGAATGATCTCGTTGAAGTTCCCATTTACGATAAAGAAGAAATGAATGCCATCGAACGAGATATTGAAAAAGCGAAATTGGTATCAAGATTTAAGGCCGCAATGGATATAGTAGATAATAATCCATACTTAGAGACCTATAAACTCATCGTAGAACTACTTGAAAAAGTCCAGCATGAATCTGTTTTACACAAAACGATTGAAGCGTTGGCACACTATTACGAAGTCTTACCTGATTGGGTAAGTAGCGAACCAGAACAAGAAGGCTTTGAAGGTGAAATATTTGAAGTCTTTGATGATCATAACTATTAA
- the rlmD gene encoding 23S rRNA (uracil(1939)-C(5))-methyltransferase RlmD produces MKQYPVTKNQQIEATIIDLSHEGMGIAKVDGYPIFIENALPEEEVRVKILKVGNKFGFGKVMEILKPSPDRQTVENEDLLRTGIAPLSHLRYEKQLEFKQQQVQNVLTKVAKMPEITVLPTLGMEAPYAYRNKAQIPVRKIDGQLATGFYRKNSHQLVPIEDFFIQDPAIDAAIVTVRNILQRFNIKAYNEEFNEGFMRHIVIRRGHYSHEMMVVLVTRKAKFFKGKEIAQVIHDELPEVVSVVQNVNEEKTNVILGKEEKVLFGKGYIEDELLGKKFHISAKSFYQVNTKQTEVLYQKAIELADLKATDVVIDAYAGIGTIGLSIADKVDHVYGMETISEAVDDARDNAKLNAIDNATYLVGRAEKVMPQWAKEDIAPNVIFVDPPRKGLDQTFIQAACDMKPEKIVYISCNPATMARDLTHFAELGYTTDTVQPVDLFPQTTHVETVVLMSRIEK; encoded by the coding sequence ATGAAACAATATCCAGTAACGAAAAATCAACAAATCGAAGCAACAATCATCGATTTATCACATGAGGGAATGGGCATCGCAAAAGTTGACGGCTATCCTATTTTTATTGAAAATGCCTTGCCAGAAGAAGAAGTGCGAGTAAAAATTTTAAAAGTTGGCAATAAATTTGGTTTTGGTAAAGTCATGGAAATTTTAAAGCCTAGTCCAGATCGTCAAACAGTTGAAAATGAGGATTTGCTACGAACAGGGATTGCACCATTAAGTCATTTACGTTATGAAAAACAATTAGAATTTAAACAACAACAAGTCCAAAATGTGTTAACTAAAGTCGCTAAAATGCCTGAAATTACTGTTTTACCAACTTTAGGAATGGAAGCACCTTATGCTTATCGCAATAAAGCACAAATTCCAGTTCGTAAAATCGATGGTCAATTAGCTACAGGCTTTTATCGTAAAAACAGTCATCAATTAGTTCCAATCGAAGACTTTTTTATCCAAGACCCAGCAATTGATGCGGCGATAGTTACTGTTCGCAACATTTTACAACGCTTCAATATCAAAGCGTATAACGAAGAATTTAACGAAGGATTTATGCGACATATCGTGATTCGTCGTGGTCACTATTCTCATGAAATGATGGTTGTTTTGGTAACGCGAAAAGCTAAATTCTTTAAAGGAAAAGAAATCGCTCAAGTCATTCATGACGAATTACCAGAAGTTGTTTCAGTTGTCCAAAATGTTAATGAAGAAAAAACAAACGTGATTTTAGGGAAAGAAGAAAAAGTTTTATTTGGAAAAGGGTATATTGAAGATGAATTATTAGGGAAAAAATTCCATATTTCTGCTAAATCTTTCTACCAAGTAAACACGAAACAAACAGAAGTTCTTTACCAAAAAGCAATTGAATTAGCTGATTTAAAAGCAACAGACGTAGTGATTGACGCTTATGCTGGAATCGGCACCATTGGTTTATCAATTGCCGATAAAGTAGACCACGTGTATGGAATGGAAACAATTAGCGAAGCAGTCGATGATGCACGTGATAATGCCAAATTAAATGCTATTGACAATGCGACCTATCTAGTTGGACGTGCAGAAAAAGTGATGCCACAATGGGCAAAAGAAGACATCGCACCAAATGTTATCTTTGTAGATCCACCACGTAAAGGCTTAGATCAAACTTTCATCCAAGCAGCTTGCGATATGAAACCAGAAAAAATCGTTTATATCTCTTGTAACCCAGCTACAATGGCGCGTGACTTAACACACTTTGCAGAATTAGGTTATACGACTGATACCGTACAACCAGTAGATTTATTCCCTCAAACGACGCATGTTGAGACGGTAGTATTGATGTCAAGGATAGAAAAGTAA
- a CDS encoding diacylglycerol kinase encodes MKRARVIYNPTSGKELVKKSLADILDVLEKAGYEASAFATTPTPFSARDEARRAGEAGFDLVVAAGGDGTINEVVNGIAPLEKRPKMAIIPGGTTNDYARALKIPRDNIKAATEVILKNQTVKMDIGKTPNSYFINIAAGGHLTELTYDVPSELKSIFGYLAYLAKGAELLPRIKPINMHFKYDTGEYNGNASMFFLGLTNSVGGFEQIVPDAKLDDGKFSLIIVKTANIFEIVHLVGLMLNKGKHVNDPRIIYTKTSFLEVSTSDTNERLMINLDGEYGGDAPMQFENLHQHIEFYANVDQIPDESVTGAIDPFDVISKELILEVERLNDEDIDGDGQIADEKE; translated from the coding sequence ATGAAAAGAGCACGCGTCATTTATAACCCCACTTCAGGAAAAGAATTGGTGAAAAAAAGTCTAGCAGATATATTAGATGTTTTAGAAAAAGCTGGTTATGAGGCAAGTGCATTTGCAACAACCCCCACTCCATTTTCTGCTAGAGACGAAGCAAGAAGAGCTGGAGAAGCTGGTTTTGATTTGGTCGTCGCTGCTGGAGGAGACGGTACCATTAACGAAGTAGTTAATGGTATTGCTCCTTTGGAAAAACGTCCTAAAATGGCCATTATTCCTGGTGGTACGACCAATGATTATGCCCGGGCATTAAAGATACCGCGCGATAATATTAAAGCTGCGACAGAAGTTATTTTGAAAAACCAGACAGTTAAAATGGACATTGGTAAGACACCAAACTCGTATTTTATTAATATCGCAGCTGGTGGGCATTTGACTGAACTGACTTATGATGTTCCTTCTGAGCTAAAAAGTATTTTTGGCTATTTAGCATATTTAGCTAAAGGTGCCGAATTATTACCACGTATTAAACCAATTAATATGCATTTTAAATACGATACTGGTGAATACAATGGCAATGCGTCTATGTTTTTCCTTGGTTTAACGAATTCTGTGGGTGGTTTTGAACAAATTGTTCCAGATGCAAAATTAGATGATGGTAAATTTTCATTAATTATTGTTAAAACAGCAAATATTTTTGAAATTGTTCATCTAGTTGGTTTAATGTTGAATAAAGGGAAACACGTCAATGATCCCAGAATTATTTATACCAAAACCTCGTTCTTAGAAGTGTCAACATCGGATACGAATGAACGTTTAATGATTAATTTAGATGGTGAATATGGTGGTGATGCACCCATGCAATTTGAAAATCTTCATCAGCATATCGAGTTTTATGCCAATGTCGATCAAATCCCAGATGAATCTGTGACCGGTGCAATCGATCCATTTGACGTGATTAGTAAAGAATTAATTCTTGAAGTTGAACGTTTAAACGACGAAGATATTGACGGTGATGGCCAGATCGCAGATGAAAAAGAATAG
- the gatB gene encoding Asp-tRNA(Asn)/Glu-tRNA(Gln) amidotransferase subunit GatB — MNFETVIGLEVHVELKTNSKIFSPAPAHFGAEPNSNTHIIDWGYPGVLPVMNQTALEFGMKAALALNCEISKDTHFDRKNYFYPDNPKAYQISQFDQPIGHDGWIEIEVEGKKKKIRIERVHLEEDAGKNMHGIGGYSHVDLNRQGTPLIEIVSEADMRSPEEAYAYLEALRSIILFTEVSDVKMEEGSMRCDANISLRPYGQEEFGTKTELKNLNSMNFVKKGLAFEEKRQAKVLLSGGEIQQETRRFDETTNKTALMRVKEGSSDYRYFPEPDIPRFAIDDEWIERVRETLPEMPQSRRARYMNDLGLPEYDAMVLTLTKEMSDFFDQTVAAGADAKQASNWLMGEVSAYLNSEKLELPETKLTPSNLAGMITLVADGTISSKIAKKVFRELITNGGDAKEVVEAKGLVQLSDPAQLLPIINEVLDNNQQSVDDFKNGKDRAVGFLVGQIMKATKGQANPGVVNKLLKEELAKR, encoded by the coding sequence ATGAACTTCGAAACAGTCATTGGGCTTGAAGTCCACGTAGAATTAAAAACAAACTCAAAAATTTTCTCGCCTGCTCCAGCACATTTTGGAGCAGAACCAAATAGCAACACACATATTATTGACTGGGGTTATCCAGGTGTGTTACCAGTAATGAATCAAACAGCGTTAGAATTTGGTATGAAAGCAGCTCTTGCATTAAACTGTGAAATCTCAAAAGATACCCATTTTGACCGTAAAAACTACTTCTATCCAGATAATCCAAAAGCTTACCAAATTTCTCAATTCGATCAACCAATTGGTCATGACGGTTGGATTGAAATTGAAGTAGAAGGTAAAAAGAAAAAAATCCGTATCGAACGTGTTCATTTAGAAGAAGATGCTGGTAAAAACATGCACGGAATTGGTGGCTATTCACATGTTGACTTGAACCGTCAAGGCACACCGCTAATCGAAATCGTTTCTGAAGCCGATATGCGTTCACCAGAAGAAGCGTATGCGTATTTAGAAGCCCTACGTTCAATTATCTTGTTTACAGAAGTTTCTGATGTGAAGATGGAAGAAGGCTCTATGCGTTGTGACGCAAATATCTCTTTGCGTCCTTATGGGCAAGAAGAATTCGGAACAAAAACAGAGTTGAAAAACTTAAACTCGATGAACTTTGTTAAAAAAGGTTTGGCTTTTGAAGAAAAACGTCAAGCAAAAGTCTTGCTTTCAGGTGGCGAAATCCAACAAGAAACACGTCGTTTTGATGAAACAACGAACAAAACAGCTTTAATGCGTGTGAAAGAGGGTTCATCTGACTATCGTTACTTCCCAGAACCAGATATTCCTCGTTTTGCGATTGATGACGAATGGATTGAACGTGTTCGTGAAACATTACCAGAAATGCCACAATCTCGTCGTGCACGTTATATGAACGATTTAGGTTTACCAGAATACGATGCCATGGTCTTGACGTTAACCAAAGAAATGTCTGATTTCTTTGATCAAACAGTTGCTGCAGGTGCTGATGCAAAACAAGCATCAAACTGGTTAATGGGCGAAGTATCAGCCTACTTAAATAGCGAAAAATTAGAATTACCTGAAACAAAATTAACGCCAAGTAATTTAGCTGGTATGATTACATTAGTCGCTGATGGAACGATTAGTTCTAAAATTGCGAAAAAAGTTTTCCGTGAGTTAATTACAAATGGTGGCGATGCAAAAGAAGTAGTTGAAGCAAAAGGTTTGGTTCAATTATCTGATCCTGCACAGTTATTACCAATCATTAATGAAGTGTTGGATAATAACCAACAATCCGTTGATGACTTTAAAAACGGAAAAGATCGTGCAGTTGGTTTCTTAGTTGGTCAAATTATGAAAGCAACTAAAGGACAAGCGAACCCAGGCGTTGTGAATAAATTGTTAAAAGAAGAATTAGCAAAACGATAA
- the gatA gene encoding Asp-tRNA(Asn)/Glu-tRNA(Gln) amidotransferase subunit GatA, translated as MTKLYDKSLEELHSLLVSKEITATDLTHATLDRIKETEPQVDSFITISEEKALELAKAIDLKGVTEEATLSGIPIGIKDNIVTRDILTTAASKMLYNFDPIYDATVMDKVYQADMIPVGKLNMDEFAMGGSSETSYFKKTKNAWDHTKVPGGSSGGSAAAVASGQVPVALGTDTGGSIRQPASFNGIVGMKPTYGRVSRFGLIAFASSLDQIGPLTRNVKDNALALNAISGYDPKDGTSAGVSVPDFTAGLTGDIKGMKIALPKEYLGEGVDEDVKAAILKAADTFRELGATVEEVSLPHSKYGVAVYYIIASSEASSNLQRFDGIRYGYRSENVNSLDDVYVNSRSEGFGTEVKRRIMLGTFSLSAGYYDAYFKKAGQVRTLIKQDFDKVFADYDLIMGPSSPNVAYGIGENINDPIKMYMSDILTIPVNLAGLPGMSLPAGFSEGLPIGLQLIGKHFDENTMYKAAYAFEQATDFHTKKPVILGGNS; from the coding sequence ATGACAAAATTATACGATAAAAGTCTAGAAGAATTACATTCTTTATTAGTTTCTAAAGAAATCACTGCGACTGACTTAACGCATGCGACATTAGATCGCATTAAAGAAACAGAACCTCAAGTAGACTCATTTATTACAATTAGCGAAGAAAAAGCTTTAGAATTAGCAAAAGCGATTGATTTGAAAGGCGTAACAGAGGAAGCGACTTTATCAGGTATTCCAATTGGGATTAAAGATAACATCGTAACACGTGATATTTTAACAACTGCGGCATCAAAAATGCTTTACAACTTTGATCCAATTTATGATGCAACGGTCATGGATAAAGTTTATCAAGCAGATATGATTCCAGTTGGTAAATTAAACATGGATGAATTTGCGATGGGTGGAAGTTCTGAAACTTCTTACTTTAAGAAAACAAAAAATGCTTGGGATCATACAAAAGTTCCTGGTGGATCATCAGGTGGTTCAGCAGCAGCAGTTGCTTCAGGGCAAGTACCGGTTGCTTTAGGTACAGATACAGGTGGTTCCATTCGCCAACCAGCTTCATTTAATGGGATTGTTGGGATGAAACCAACTTATGGACGTGTGTCACGTTTTGGTTTAATTGCATTTGCTTCGTCATTAGATCAAATTGGACCATTGACACGTAACGTTAAAGACAATGCTTTAGCATTAAATGCAATTAGTGGTTATGATCCAAAAGATGGAACATCAGCAGGCGTGAGTGTTCCTGATTTTACAGCGGGCTTAACTGGCGATATCAAAGGAATGAAGATTGCCTTACCAAAAGAATATTTAGGTGAAGGTGTCGATGAGGATGTTAAAGCAGCGATTCTTAAAGCAGCAGATACATTCCGTGAATTAGGTGCAACTGTTGAAGAAGTCAGCTTACCACATTCAAAATATGGCGTTGCTGTTTATTATATTATTGCCTCTTCTGAAGCAAGCTCAAACTTACAACGTTTTGATGGCATTCGTTATGGATACCGTTCAGAAAATGTGAATAGCTTAGATGATGTTTATGTAAACTCTCGTAGTGAAGGTTTCGGTACGGAAGTAAAACGTCGTATTATGTTAGGAACATTCTCACTAAGTGCTGGTTATTATGATGCTTACTTCAAAAAAGCTGGTCAAGTACGTACGTTGATTAAACAAGACTTTGATAAAGTCTTTGCAGATTATGACTTAATCATGGGTCCATCTTCACCAAACGTCGCTTACGGTATTGGTGAAAATATCAATGATCCAATTAAAATGTACATGAGTGACATTTTAACGATTCCAGTAAACTTAGCTGGCTTACCAGGTATGTCATTACCAGCTGGCTTCTCAGAAGGTCTACCAATTGGGTTACAATTAATTGGTAAACATTTTGATGAAAATACAATGTATAAAGCAGCGTATGCGTTTGAGCAAGCGACTGACTTCCATACGAAAAAACCAGTGATTTTAGGAGGAAATAGCTAA
- the gatC gene encoding Asp-tRNA(Asn)/Glu-tRNA(Gln) amidotransferase subunit GatC, translated as MAISEEQVKHVAKLAKLSFSDDELQDFTVQLGKIIDMVETLGEVDTEGVPFTSNVVDTINVLRKDEAAEGWNREELMRNVPESENGFIKVPAIIDNGEAGA; from the coding sequence ATGGCGATTAGTGAAGAACAAGTAAAACATGTTGCCAAGTTAGCAAAATTATCTTTTTCAGATGATGAGCTTCAAGACTTTACCGTACAATTAGGTAAAATTATTGATATGGTGGAAACATTAGGAGAAGTGGATACAGAAGGTGTCCCATTTACTTCAAATGTTGTAGATACAATCAATGTATTAAGAAAAGATGAAGCGGCTGAAGGATGGAATCGTGAAGAATTAATGCGCAATGTACCAGAATCAGAAAATGGCTTTATTAAAGTACCTGCAATCATCGACAACGGGGAGGCAGGAGCATAA
- the ligA gene encoding NAD-dependent DNA ligase LigA — protein MAEVLVAQRIEELKTQLNQYAYEYYVKDQPTVEDHVYDALYRELIELETKHPDLITEDSPTQRVGGIILEGFEKAVHDIPLYSLNDVFSQAEILAFDQRVQKAVGHPVTYTCELKIDGLSISLRYEEGKFVRGATRGDGSVGENITENLKTVKSIPMTLREPITIEVRGECYMPKASFLRLNQEREEAGLDVFANPRNAAAGSLRQLDSGVTAKRNLSTFLYAVADVAPLEAETQYDMLTELDQLGFRINTESRLCETIEEVWSYIEELHEHRMELPYEIDGVVIKVNEFHLQEELGFTVKAPRWAAAYKFPPEEAQTMIEDIEWTIGRTGVVTPTAVMTPVRVAGTTVSRASLHNSDYIKMKDIRLQDTVIIYKAGDIIPEVAQVVLEKRPEESVPYEIPSHCPICASELIHLDEEVALRCINPKCPAQMKEGLSHFVSRNAMNIEGLGPRVLAQMYDNELVKDVADLYFLKEEELLTLDKIKEKSANNILTAIEASKKNSAERLVFGLGIRHVGAKAAKILMEHFETIRALSQATEEEILNLHSMGSTIADSLVTYFENQEVHELLDELEAAGVNFNYLGRTTSQIAAVKSPFKDKTVVLTGKLTTYTRQEAKEKIENLGGKVTGSVSKKTDIVVAGEEAGSKLVKAESLGVTVWDEAQMVEAIEGSS, from the coding sequence ATGGCAGAAGTTTTAGTTGCGCAAAGAATAGAAGAATTAAAAACACAATTAAACCAATATGCATATGAGTACTATGTGAAAGACCAACCAACTGTGGAAGATCACGTGTACGATGCTCTTTACCGAGAATTAATTGAATTAGAAACGAAACATCCTGACTTGATTACTGAAGATTCTCCGACGCAACGTGTCGGAGGGATTATTTTGGAAGGTTTTGAAAAAGCCGTTCACGACATTCCATTGTATAGCTTAAATGATGTTTTTAGCCAAGCAGAAATTTTGGCGTTTGACCAACGTGTTCAAAAAGCAGTGGGTCATCCAGTTACGTATACATGTGAATTGAAAATTGATGGTCTCTCTATCTCTTTACGTTATGAAGAGGGGAAATTTGTCCGCGGGGCGACACGGGGCGATGGTAGTGTCGGTGAAAATATCACTGAAAATTTAAAAACAGTGAAATCTATTCCCATGACACTACGTGAGCCAATCACGATTGAAGTTCGTGGAGAATGCTATATGCCCAAAGCTTCGTTTTTACGTTTGAATCAAGAACGCGAAGAAGCAGGCTTAGATGTTTTCGCAAATCCGCGAAATGCTGCGGCAGGTAGTTTGCGCCAGTTAGATTCTGGTGTGACAGCGAAACGTAATTTAAGCACCTTTTTATATGCTGTGGCAGATGTGGCACCATTAGAAGCTGAGACGCAATATGATATGCTGACAGAATTGGATCAACTCGGTTTTAGAATCAATACAGAAAGTCGTTTGTGTGAAACAATTGAGGAAGTTTGGTCCTATATTGAAGAATTACATGAACATCGCATGGAGTTACCGTATGAGATTGATGGTGTTGTGATTAAAGTCAATGAGTTTCACTTACAAGAAGAACTAGGTTTTACAGTCAAAGCACCACGTTGGGCAGCGGCGTATAAATTTCCTCCTGAAGAAGCACAAACCATGATTGAAGACATTGAATGGACAATTGGTCGTACGGGAGTTGTAACGCCGACTGCGGTGATGACTCCAGTTCGTGTTGCGGGTACGACAGTCAGTCGAGCGAGTTTGCATAATAGTGATTACATCAAAATGAAAGATATTCGTTTGCAAGACACTGTGATTATTTATAAAGCCGGTGACATTATTCCAGAAGTCGCTCAAGTTGTTCTTGAAAAACGACCGGAAGAAAGCGTGCCATATGAAATTCCAAGTCATTGTCCTATCTGTGCGAGTGAATTGATTCATTTAGATGAAGAAGTCGCTTTGCGTTGTATTAATCCAAAATGTCCAGCGCAAATGAAAGAAGGACTTAGTCATTTTGTGTCACGAAATGCGATGAATATCGAAGGATTAGGACCACGTGTCTTAGCACAAATGTATGATAACGAATTAGTCAAAGATGTGGCTGATTTATACTTTTTAAAAGAGGAAGAATTACTAACCTTAGACAAGATTAAAGAAAAATCAGCCAATAATATTTTGACCGCCATCGAAGCGAGTAAGAAAAATTCTGCAGAACGTTTAGTGTTTGGCTTGGGCATACGCCATGTAGGGGCGAAGGCGGCTAAAATTTTAATGGAGCATTTTGAAACGATTCGCGCGCTTAGTCAAGCAACGGAAGAAGAAATTTTAAATTTACACAGCATGGGTAGTACGATTGCGGATAGTCTAGTCACTTACTTCGAAAATCAAGAGGTACATGAATTGCTTGATGAATTAGAAGCAGCTGGCGTTAATTTTAATTATTTAGGTCGTACAACGAGTCAAATTGCAGCTGTTAAATCTCCGTTTAAAGATAAAACAGTTGTATTGACAGGGAAATTAACGACATATACTCGTCAAGAGGCCAAAGAGAAAATTGAAAATCTTGGTGGGAAAGTCACAGGAAGTGTATCTAAGAAAACGGATATTGTGGTTGCTGGTGAAGAAGCGGGCAGTAAACTGGTGAAAGCCGAAAGTTTAGGTGTAACTGTGTGGGACGAAGCACAAATGGTGGAAGCCATTGAAGGAAGCTCATAA